Proteins from a genomic interval of Haemorhous mexicanus isolate bHaeMex1 chromosome Z, bHaeMex1.pri, whole genome shotgun sequence:
- the LOC132322132 gene encoding nascent polypeptide-associated complex subunit alpha, muscle-specific form-like, whose translation MPSPRSAAATAPNASPGRRLRCFKRPSSAPGLPQTQRRAPPPPQRQVTVPPVPPPDPALPRQERGRFLGWRGGRDAGGKKPAAPRRLRPLPAAAEGAAGARPRPGGGGSSRPHYGGPAASAPRRRWEGQGGRAAIPPGTAPPAAATSRERSVGALGAARCLTEPGPLGSPRDPSDTPWSLTHPRSVHTQPRTSHAHAQIPSDTPGPPMHTPRSPQTPPDLPCTPPDPLRHRLNVHTRPHLSCTPPEPSRIPDLSYTRLEPFGSLCSPTHARIPSVPSAVPYTHRRSLNTHPQISSEPP comes from the coding sequence ATGCCTTCCCCTCGCTCTGCGGCCGCCACTGCTCCCAACGCCTCTCCCGGCCGGCGGCTCCGCTGCTTTAAGCGGCCGAGCAGCGCCCCGGGGCTGCCGCAGACACAgcgccgcgccccgcccccgccgcagCGCCAGGTGACGGTGCCTCCGGTCCCTCCGCCCGATCCCGCTCTGCCCAGGCAAGAGCGCGGTCGCTTCCTCGGCTGGCGCGGCGGGAGGGATGCGGGGGGGAAAAAACCGGCGGCGCCGCGCAGGCTCCGCCCGCTCCCGGCTGCGGCggagggggcggcgggagcgcgtccccggccgggcggcggcggctcctcccGCCCGCACTATGGCGGCCCCGCCGCATCCGCCCCGCGGCGGcgctgggaggggcaggggggccGCGCCGCGATCccgcccggcacagccccgccggccgccgccACGTCTCGCGAGAGGAGCGTGGGGGCGCTCGGAGCCGCGCGGTGCCTCACAGAGCCCGGACCCCTCGGGAGCCCCCGAGACCCCTCAGACACTCCCTGGTCTCTCACACACCCCCGGAGCGTTCACACACAGCCCCGGACTTCCCATGCACACGCCCAGATCCCCTCAGACACCCCCGGACCTCCCATGCACACCCCCAgatcccctcagacccccccgGACCTCCCATGCACACCCCCGGATCCCCTCAGACACCGCCTTAACGTTCACACACGGCCCCACCTCTCATGCACACCCCCGGAGCCCTCACGCATCCCGGACCTCTCATACACACGCCTAGAGCCTTTCGGTTCTCTTTGCAGTCCCACACACGCCCGGATCCCCTCAGTTCCCTCTGCAGTCCCTTACACACACCGCCGGTCTCTTAATACACACCCCCAGATCTCCTCAGAACCCCCTTGA